The Odocoileus virginianus isolate 20LAN1187 ecotype Illinois chromosome 3, Ovbor_1.2, whole genome shotgun sequence genome includes a window with the following:
- the ANXA6 gene encoding annexin A6 isoform X2, with amino-acid sequence MAKPAQGAKYRGSVRDFPNFDPSQDAETLYNAMKGFGSDKEAILELITSRSNRQRQEICQNYKSLYGKDLIADLKYELTGKFERLIVGLMRPPAYGDAKEIKDAISGIGTDEKCLIEILASRTNEQIHQLVAAYKDAYERDLEADITGDTSGHFRKMLVVLLQGTREEDDIVSEDLVQQDVQDLYEAGELKWGTDEAQFIYILGNRSKQHLRLVFDEYLKTTGKPIEASIRGELSGDFEKLMLAVVKCIRSTAEYFAERLFKAMKGLGTRDNTLIRIMVSRSELDMLDIREIFRTKYEKSLYSMIKNDTSGEYKKALLKLCGGDDDAAGQFFPEAAQVAYQMWELSAVARVELKGTVHPAGDFNPDADAKALRKAMKGLGTDEDTIIDIIAHRSNAQRQQIRQTFKSHFGRDLMADLKSELSGDLARLILGLMMPPAHYDAKQLKKAMEGAGTDEKALIEILATRTNAEIQAINEAYKEDYHKSLEDALSSDTSGHFKRILISLATGNREEGGEDRERAREDAQEIADTTSGDKSSLETRFMVILCTRSYPHLRRVFQEFVKMTNYDVEHTIKKEMSGDVRDVFVAIVQSVKNKPLFFADKLYKSMKGAGTDEKTLTRIMVSRSEIDLLNIRREFIEKYDKSLHQAIEGDTSGHFLKALLAICGGED; translated from the exons ATGGCCAAACCAGCACAG GGTGCCAAGTACCGGGGCTCCGTTCGTGACTTCCCCAACTTCGACCCCAGCCAGGATGCGGAGACTCTGTACAATGCCATGAAGGGCTTTG GCAGTGACAAGGAGGCCATCCTGGAGTTGATTACTTCCCGGAGCAACAGGCAGAGGCAGGAGATCTGCCAGAACTACAAGTCCCTCTATGGCAAG GACCTCATTGCAGACTTGAAGTATGAGTTGACGGGGAAGTTTGAACGACTGATTGTGGGTCTTATGAGGCCACCTGCCTATGGTGATgccaaagaaattaaagatgccATCTCG GGCATTGGGACCGATGAGAAGTGCCTCATTGAGATCTTGGCTTCTCGGACCAATGAGCAGATCCACCAGCTGGTGGCAGCATATAAAGATG CCTACGAGCGAGACCTGGAGGCTGACATCACTGGGGACACATCTGGCCACTTCCGGAAGATGCTCGTGGTCCTGCTGCAG GGTACCAGGGAGGAGGATGACATAGTGAGCGAGGACTTGGTGCAGCAGGACGTTCAG GACCTGTATGAGGCAGGGGAACTGAAATGGGGAACAGATGAAGCCCAGTTCATTTACATTTTGGGAAATCGAAGCAAGCAGCATCTTCGGTTGG TGTTTGATGAGTATCTGAAGACCACAGGGAAGCCGATTGAAGCCAGCATCCGAGGGGAGCTGTCTGGGGACTTTGAGAAGCTGATGCTGGCTGTGG tGAAGTGTATCCGGAGCACCGCAGAGTATTTTGCTGAGAGGCTATTCAAGGCCATGAAG GGCCTGGGGACTCGGGACAACACCCTGATCCGCATCATGGTCTCCCGCAGCGAGCTGGACATGCTCGACATCCGGGAGATATTCCGGACCAAGTACGAGAAGTCTCTGTACAGCATGATCAAG AATGACACCTCTGGCGAATACAAGAAGGCTCTGCTGAAGCTGTGTGGGGGAGATGATGA TGCTGCTGGCCAGTTCTTCCCGGAGGCAGCGCAGGTGGCCTATCAGATGTGGGAGCTTAGTGCAGTGGCTCGAGTAGAG CTGAAAGGAACCGTGCACCCAGCTGGCGACTTCAACCCTGATGCAGATGCCAAAGCCTTGCGAAAAGCCATGAAGGGGCTTG GAACTGATGAGGACACCATCATCGACATCATCGCCCACCGCAGCAACGCCCAGCGGCAGCAGATCCGGCAGACCTTCAAGTCTCACTTTGGCCGG GACTTGATGGCTGACCTGAAGTCTGAGCTCTCTGGAGACCTGGCAAGGCTCATCCTGGGGCTCATGATGCCACCGGCCCATTATGATGCCAAGCAGTTGAAGAAAGCCATGGAG GGAGCCGGCACAGATGAAAAGGCTCTCATCGAGATCCTGGCCACTCGGACCAATGCTGAAATCCAGGCCATCAATGAGGCCTACAAGGAGG ACTATCACAAGTCCCTGGAGGATGCTCTGAGCTCAGACACGTCCGGTCACTTCAAGAGGATCCTCATCTCTCTGGCCACG GGGAACcgtgaggagggaggagaagatcGGGAACGGGCCCGGGAAGATGCCCAG GAAATAGCAGACACGACCAGTGGAGACAAATCTTCCCTGGAGACACGATTCATGGTGATCCTCTGCACGCGGAGCTATCCGCACCTCCGGAGAG TCTTCCAGGAGTTCGTCAAGATGACCAACTATGACGTGGAGCACACCATCAAGAAGGAGATGTCCGGGGATGTCCGAGACGTGTTTGTGGCCATTG TTCAGAGTGTCAAGAACAAGCCTCTCTTCTTTGCCGACAAGCTTTACAAATCCATGAAG GGTGCTGGCACGGATGAGAAGACCCTCACCAGGATCATGGTCTCACGGAGTGAGATCGACCTGCTCAACATCCGGCGGGAGTTCATCGAGAAATACGACAAGTCTCTCCACCAAGCCATTGAG
- the ANXA6 gene encoding annexin A6 isoform X1, with protein MAKPAQGAKYRGSVRDFPNFDPSQDAETLYNAMKGFGSDKEAILELITSRSNRQRQEICQNYKSLYGKDLIADLKYELTGKFERLIVGLMRPPAYGDAKEIKDAISGIGTDEKCLIEILASRTNEQIHQLVAAYKDAYERDLEADITGDTSGHFRKMLVVLLQGTREEDDIVSEDLVQQDVQDLYEAGELKWGTDEAQFIYILGNRSKQHLRLVFDEYLKTTGKPIEASIRGELSGDFEKLMLAVVKCIRSTAEYFAERLFKAMKGLGTRDNTLIRIMVSRSELDMLDIREIFRTKYEKSLYSMIKNDTSGEYKKALLKLCGGDDDAAGQFFPEAAQVAYQMWELSAVARVELKGTVHPAGDFNPDADAKALRKAMKGLGTDEDTIIDIIAHRSNAQRQQIRQTFKSHFGRDLMADLKSELSGDLARLILGLMMPPAHYDAKQLKKAMEGAGTDEKALIEILATRTNAEIQAINEAYKEDYHKSLEDALSSDTSGHFKRILISLATGNREEGGEDRERAREDAQVAAEILEIADTTSGDKSSLETRFMVILCTRSYPHLRRVFQEFVKMTNYDVEHTIKKEMSGDVRDVFVAIVQSVKNKPLFFADKLYKSMKGAGTDEKTLTRIMVSRSEIDLLNIRREFIEKYDKSLHQAIEGDTSGHFLKALLAICGGED; from the exons ATGGCCAAACCAGCACAG GGTGCCAAGTACCGGGGCTCCGTTCGTGACTTCCCCAACTTCGACCCCAGCCAGGATGCGGAGACTCTGTACAATGCCATGAAGGGCTTTG GCAGTGACAAGGAGGCCATCCTGGAGTTGATTACTTCCCGGAGCAACAGGCAGAGGCAGGAGATCTGCCAGAACTACAAGTCCCTCTATGGCAAG GACCTCATTGCAGACTTGAAGTATGAGTTGACGGGGAAGTTTGAACGACTGATTGTGGGTCTTATGAGGCCACCTGCCTATGGTGATgccaaagaaattaaagatgccATCTCG GGCATTGGGACCGATGAGAAGTGCCTCATTGAGATCTTGGCTTCTCGGACCAATGAGCAGATCCACCAGCTGGTGGCAGCATATAAAGATG CCTACGAGCGAGACCTGGAGGCTGACATCACTGGGGACACATCTGGCCACTTCCGGAAGATGCTCGTGGTCCTGCTGCAG GGTACCAGGGAGGAGGATGACATAGTGAGCGAGGACTTGGTGCAGCAGGACGTTCAG GACCTGTATGAGGCAGGGGAACTGAAATGGGGAACAGATGAAGCCCAGTTCATTTACATTTTGGGAAATCGAAGCAAGCAGCATCTTCGGTTGG TGTTTGATGAGTATCTGAAGACCACAGGGAAGCCGATTGAAGCCAGCATCCGAGGGGAGCTGTCTGGGGACTTTGAGAAGCTGATGCTGGCTGTGG tGAAGTGTATCCGGAGCACCGCAGAGTATTTTGCTGAGAGGCTATTCAAGGCCATGAAG GGCCTGGGGACTCGGGACAACACCCTGATCCGCATCATGGTCTCCCGCAGCGAGCTGGACATGCTCGACATCCGGGAGATATTCCGGACCAAGTACGAGAAGTCTCTGTACAGCATGATCAAG AATGACACCTCTGGCGAATACAAGAAGGCTCTGCTGAAGCTGTGTGGGGGAGATGATGA TGCTGCTGGCCAGTTCTTCCCGGAGGCAGCGCAGGTGGCCTATCAGATGTGGGAGCTTAGTGCAGTGGCTCGAGTAGAG CTGAAAGGAACCGTGCACCCAGCTGGCGACTTCAACCCTGATGCAGATGCCAAAGCCTTGCGAAAAGCCATGAAGGGGCTTG GAACTGATGAGGACACCATCATCGACATCATCGCCCACCGCAGCAACGCCCAGCGGCAGCAGATCCGGCAGACCTTCAAGTCTCACTTTGGCCGG GACTTGATGGCTGACCTGAAGTCTGAGCTCTCTGGAGACCTGGCAAGGCTCATCCTGGGGCTCATGATGCCACCGGCCCATTATGATGCCAAGCAGTTGAAGAAAGCCATGGAG GGAGCCGGCACAGATGAAAAGGCTCTCATCGAGATCCTGGCCACTCGGACCAATGCTGAAATCCAGGCCATCAATGAGGCCTACAAGGAGG ACTATCACAAGTCCCTGGAGGATGCTCTGAGCTCAGACACGTCCGGTCACTTCAAGAGGATCCTCATCTCTCTGGCCACG GGGAACcgtgaggagggaggagaagatcGGGAACGGGCCCGGGAAGATGCCCAG gTGGCTGCTGAGATCTTG GAAATAGCAGACACGACCAGTGGAGACAAATCTTCCCTGGAGACACGATTCATGGTGATCCTCTGCACGCGGAGCTATCCGCACCTCCGGAGAG TCTTCCAGGAGTTCGTCAAGATGACCAACTATGACGTGGAGCACACCATCAAGAAGGAGATGTCCGGGGATGTCCGAGACGTGTTTGTGGCCATTG TTCAGAGTGTCAAGAACAAGCCTCTCTTCTTTGCCGACAAGCTTTACAAATCCATGAAG GGTGCTGGCACGGATGAGAAGACCCTCACCAGGATCATGGTCTCACGGAGTGAGATCGACCTGCTCAACATCCGGCGGGAGTTCATCGAGAAATACGACAAGTCTCTCCACCAAGCCATTGAG